One region of Manis pentadactyla isolate mManPen7 chromosome 9, mManPen7.hap1, whole genome shotgun sequence genomic DNA includes:
- the LOC118932559 gene encoding ubiquinol-cytochrome-c reductase complex assembly factor 3, translating to MGALRKALLVGALLGAGAGVGSALFALVTPGEQQKHAMLKEMPEQDPRRREEAALTKQLVLATLQDAAATQENVAWRNNWLVGGGRRSA from the exons ATGGGGGCGTTGCGCAAAGCGCTGCTAGTGGGCGCACTACTGGGTGCGGGGGCTGGCGTGGGCTCGGCACTTTTTGCCCTCGTGACCCCAGGAGAGCAGCAGAAACACGCGATGCTGAAG GAGATGCCGGAACAGGACCCGCGGCGCAGGGAGGAGGCGGCCTTGACCAAACAGTTAGTGCTGGCCACTTTGCAAGATGCAGCGGCCACCCAGGAGAACGTCGCCTGGAGGAATAACTGGCTGGTCGGCGGAGGCAGGAGGTCGGCCTAG